The genomic region AATTGTAGATAAGAAAACACCGATGCTTGAAGCATTCCGCGAAGCTGATAACGTTCTACGCCAAGGTGTACAAGGTATTTCTGATTTAATTACTGCCCCTGGATATGTAAACTTGGACTTTGCGGATGTTAATACCGTTATGAAAGACCAAGGATCTGCTCTGATGGGGATCGGTATCGCTTCTGGTGAAAACCGTACTGCTGATGCGACTAAAAAAGCTATCTCTTCCCCATTATTAGAAGTTTCTATTGATGGCGCAGAGCAAATACTTCTTAATATCACAGGTGGTTCTGACTTAACACTATTTGAAGCACAAGACGCAAGTGATATTGTTGCTCAAGCTTCTACAAGTGATGTTAATATCATTTTAGGTACTTCCATTAATGAAGAATTAGGCGATGAAGTAATGGTTACTGTTATCGCAACAGGTATTGATGCTGACCGCAAAAAAGAAGAAAAAAAGACAACAAGCCGTGGTGGAAGTCCATTTAGATCACGTAAAGATTCTGGGTCTCAAACACAAGAAGAACCAGAGATGGCTGTCGAACAAGAAGAAGAAAAAGACTTGTTTGGAGATTGGGATATCCGCCGTGAATCAAACGTACGTGACACACATGCGCCATCATCAAAAGAAAATTACCCACGTTACCAAAATACTAAAGATGAAGATCATGGTGATGACGAATTAGAAACACCACCATTCTTCCGTAAAAGACGGAGATAATAATGACAATTGATTCAAACTATCAACGTGTTGAATCTGCTATTCAATCGCATTTAAATGCCGTAACTCGTAACCGTGACACATTAATTTGTGTTGCGGTTACTAAATTACAGAGCCTAAATGATACAGAAGTTCTGTACCAAAATGGCTGTCGTCATTTTGGAGAGAATCGCGTTGAAGGGTTACTAGAAAAGAAAAGTTTTTTTAAACAAAACGATATCACATGGCATTTCATAGGTTCTTTACAGACACGGAAAGTTAAAGAAGTGATCAATAAAATCGATTATTTCCATTCGCTTGATCGGGAGTCTTTAGCTAAAGAAATTAATAAGCGTGCAGAGAAACCTGTTTCGTGTTTTGTCCAAGTGAATGTGACTGGAGAACTATCTAAACATGGAATTTCGCCTAATGAATTGGATGCATTTATAAAGACAATTGAAAATTATCCAATGATTCATGTGGTAGGGTTAATGACGATGGCGCCCATTCATGCCCAAGAAACCGAATTACGGGCTTGTTTTCGAACATTAAAGGAGTTACAAGAATCTATTGCTTCTCAAAAGCTGTCATATGCTCCTTGTCATGAAACAAGTATGGGAATGAGTCGTGATTACCCTATTGCGATTGAAGAAGGTGCGACATTTATACGAGTAGGATCTGCTTTATTTGAAAGGTGAGGGAGTCAAATGAGTATAAAAACGAGTTTACGTAATTTTTTTGGAGTAGATGATGATGATGACCTAGACAGCAGCTCTACTCAGCCTCAAACCTATAAACAGGAACCGGAAGTATTTACCAGACAAACTAATAAAACTTCTCAAAGCAAAGTGAAAGTGGTCCCTATGATAAAACAAGTTGATCACCCAAAATCTAATATTTATATTGTAGAGCCCAGAGTATTCTCAGAGTCTGAAAAAATTGCGGACTATCTTATCAATAGCGAATCTGTTCTTTTAAATTTTAAAAGAATGGAAAATGATCAAGCAGCCAAAGTTATTGATTTTATTGCTGGGGCTGTCTACGCAATTGGTGGAGATATGAAACAAATCGGCGAAGGTATTTTTCTCTGCACGCCTCCTGAAATTGAAATAACAAGTATTGAAACAGAAGAACAACGAGAAAAATACTATTATTAATTATTTATTATACGGAAAAAGATAGTAGAAAGGAAAATTGAATGGTAAATATACTGCTTTGGTTATTAGCAATCGTTCCCAGACTCATCAATGCCTATTCAACTCTATTAATTATTTATGCCTTGATGACCTGGTTACCAAACGCTTTTGCTTCAAAATTTGGACAACTTATTGCGCGATTAGTTGAGCCTTACTTAAATGTTTTTCGCCGTTTAATCCCATCGGTTGGAATGGTCAGTTTTAGCGTCCTTTTTGCTATTCTTTTCCTTCGATTAGTCGAGTATGGCGCACAAGTTGTTTTGATATTTCTTATTCGTTTAGTCCAATAGTCAGGAAAGGCGGTGTAAGTAATGGAACAAGTGTATCAGCATTTTCGTAAAGAAGAGCAACCCTTTATTGACTTAGTTGAATCTTGGTTAATTCAAGTACAGGAACAATACGTACCTTATTTAACAGATTTTTTAGATCCTAGGCAACAATATATAATTGAAATGTTAGTGGGTAAACTAGGTGAAGTGAAGGTCCAGTTTTATGGTGGCTACCAAAATGCAGAACGTAAAAGAGCGCTTCTTTATCCAAACTATTTTGAACCAAAAGAAGAGGATTTTGAACTAGACCTCGTAGAAATTAATTACCCGATTAAATTTGCTACGCTAACGCATGGTAAAATTTTAGGTACCTTAATGGGAGCAGGCGTAAAGCGAGAAATGTTCGGCGACATTATGTCAGATGGCGAGCGTTGGCAGTTCTATTTAGCGCAATCCATCCGTTCATTTATAATTCTACAAGTGACTAAAATTGGAAAAACAACAGTTCGTTTAGAAGAAAAAAACTATACAGATTTAATTAAACCAATTGATAATTGGGAAATTGAACATGACACGGTCAGTTCGCTACGGATTGATACTGTCATCTCTTCAGTCTATAACATATCGCGTCAACGTGCTAAAGACTTAGTAGCTGGTGGTAAAGTGAAATTAAATTGGGCAACCTATGATCGTCCCGATTTCGAATTGGGCGTACGAGATATTCTTTCCGTACGCGGGTATGGTCGTATTCAGTTACGTGAAATAGAAGGTAAGTCAAAGAAAGATAAATGGCGTGTTGAATTAGGAGTTCTTCGTAAGTAAACAGTTTTGAAAGGAATGGTTTGGATTGGGGTTAACGCCGGTAGATATTCAACATAAAGAGTTTGATATAAAAATGCGTGGATATGATAAAGAGCAAGTTAATAATTTTTTAGAAAGTGTTAAACAAGAGTTCGAGCAACTTATCAAAAGTAAAAAAGAACTCGATAAAAAAGTAAACCTTCTAGAAAATCGTGTTAGCCATTTTGAGGGGCTACAAGATACACTGAATAAATCGATTGTAGTTGCGCAAGAAGCAGCTGACCGTCTAAAAATAAATACACATGAGGAAGCTGACTTTATTTTATTGGAAGCGGAAAAAAGTGCCAATAAACTACTGAAGGAATCTGCTGAAAAAGCAAATCAGTTGATGAAAGAAACAGAAAAGGTTCGTCAGGAAAGCAGCCAATTTAAACAAGCGTTACTGGCATTAATTGAGTCCCAACTTGCATTAGTTAATAATGAAAAGTGGAATCTCCTTCTAACAAAGACCCCTGAACGTGATGTTCTAGCACCGACATTAGAAGAAATCATGGGAAAAAATACGAATATCCAAACCATGGCTGTTGAAATTTCTGAGGAAACAAAGTAGAATCATAGTAATCAATCAATGGAACACCCAAAGATTATAAACGAATAGCGAGTTGACAGCTGGTGGAAGGTCAACAGTCCCTATAATCGGCGGATCATCCGGGAAAATTTTGTTGAAACTCATACTGATAGTAGACAAAATCGCCTAAACCGCGTTAACAGTTTCTAGAGAAAGCAGGCTTTTTTATGCTTTAAATTTGGGTGGTACCACGAAGATTTCGTCCCTTTACCGAGGGAGAGGTCTTTTTTTATTTAATATAAATTATCGGAGGGATTTATTTCATGAAAATGAAAGAAACATTGTTACTAGGAAAAACAAAATTTCCAATGAAAGCAAATTTACCTGTGCGTGAATTAGAACGCGAGAAAGACTGGGAAGAAAACCAAGTATATGAAAAACGACAAGCGAAAAATGCTGACAAACCATCTTTTGTCTTACATGATGGACCGCCATATGCTAATGGCGCGATTCATATGGGACATGCTTTAAATAAAGTAAGTAAAGATATTATTGTTCGTGCGAAATCAATGTCTGGTTTCCGTGCTCCCTATGTTCCAGGTTGGGATACACATGGATTACCCATTGAACAAGCTTTAACGAACAAAGGGGTTAAACGTAAAGAAATGAGTGACGCTGAGTTTAGAAAACTATGTGAGGATTATGCATGGAATCAGATCGATGACCAGCGTACGGTCTTTAAACGCCTTGGTGTTGCAGGAGACTGGGATAACCCTTATGTGACTCTAAACCCCAAATATGAAGAGGCTGAAATTCGTGTCTTTGGTAAAATGGCAGAAAAAGGCTATATTTATAAAGGCTTAAAACCAATTTACTGGTCGCCATCTAGTGAATCTTCACTAGCAGAAGCTGAAATTGAATATAAAGACGTCAAGTCAGCATCTATTTATGTTGCTTTTCCAATAAAAGATGGGAAAGGTCTACTAGATGAAGATACTTCGCTGGTTATTTGGACGACAACACCTTGGACCTTACCATCTAATCTAGGGATTTCTGTTCATCCTGATTTTAAATATGTAGAAATTGAAGCAGATGGCAAAAAATATGTTGTTGCCGAAGGTCTTCTAGAAACACTTACAAATGAAATTGGATGGGAAACCGTATCTGTTTTGAAAGAACTGCAAGGTTCAGAATTGGAATATATGACTGCTCATCACCCGTTTTATGACCGTGAATCATTAGTTATGCTAGGTGATCACGTGACGCTAGAAGCAGGGACTGGTCTTGTTCATACCGCACCTGGTCATGGGGATGATGACTATATTATTGGTAAAAAATATGGTTTAGATGTCTTATCACCAATTGATGATAGAGGATGTTTTACCGATGAAGCACCGGGCTTTGAAGGTGTCTTTTATGATAAAGCCAACAAAATGGTTACTGAATTACTAGAAGAAAAAGGGTTGCTTTTAAAACTAGACTTTTTTGTACATAGTTATCCGCACGATTGGCGTACGAAAAAACCAGTTATTTTCCGATCAACTCCACAGTGGTTCGCATCTATCGAAGACTTCCGCCAAGATATTTTAGACGAAGTTGAAAAAGTTAATTGGATTCATCCTTCCGGTAAAGTCCGTATTTATAATATGATTCGCGATCGTGGTGACTGGGTTATCTCGCGCCAACGTATTTGGGGTGTACCACTGCCTATTTTCTATGCAGAGAATGGTGAACCAATCATTACACCAGAAACAATTGATCATGTAGCTAAACTTATCGGCGAACATGGTTCAAATATTTGGTTTGAAAGCGAAGCTAAAGATCTGTTGCCAGAAGGATTTACACATGAAGACAGTCCAAATGGACACTTTACAAAAGAAACAGACATCATGGATGTATGGTTTGATTCAGGATCATCCCATGAAGCAGTTTTACGTTCTCGTGAGGATCTCACCTTTCCGGCTGATATGTATTTAGAGGGTTCCGACCAGTATCGTGGCTGGTTTAATTCAAGTATCACAACCAGTGTGGCGATTAATGGTGTTTCACCATACAAGAGTGTGCTATCACAAGG from Jeotgalibaca dankookensis harbors:
- a CDS encoding YggT family protein produces the protein MVNILLWLLAIVPRLINAYSTLLIIYALMTWLPNAFASKFGQLIARLVEPYLNVFRRLIPSVGMVSFSVLFAILFLRLVEYGAQVVLIFLIRLVQ
- a CDS encoding DivIVA domain-containing protein, with protein sequence MGLTPVDIQHKEFDIKMRGYDKEQVNNFLESVKQEFEQLIKSKKELDKKVNLLENRVSHFEGLQDTLNKSIVVAQEAADRLKINTHEEADFILLEAEKSANKLLKESAEKANQLMKETEKVRQESSQFKQALLALIESQLALVNNEKWNLLLTKTPERDVLAPTLEEIMGKNTNIQTMAVEISEETK
- a CDS encoding RNA-binding protein, whose translation is MEQVYQHFRKEEQPFIDLVESWLIQVQEQYVPYLTDFLDPRQQYIIEMLVGKLGEVKVQFYGGYQNAERKRALLYPNYFEPKEEDFELDLVEINYPIKFATLTHGKILGTLMGAGVKREMFGDIMSDGERWQFYLAQSIRSFIILQVTKIGKTTVRLEEKNYTDLIKPIDNWEIEHDTVSSLRIDTVISSVYNISRQRAKDLVAGGKVKLNWATYDRPDFELGVRDILSVRGYGRIQLREIEGKSKKDKWRVELGVLRK
- the ileS gene encoding isoleucine--tRNA ligase, translating into MKMKETLLLGKTKFPMKANLPVRELEREKDWEENQVYEKRQAKNADKPSFVLHDGPPYANGAIHMGHALNKVSKDIIVRAKSMSGFRAPYVPGWDTHGLPIEQALTNKGVKRKEMSDAEFRKLCEDYAWNQIDDQRTVFKRLGVAGDWDNPYVTLNPKYEEAEIRVFGKMAEKGYIYKGLKPIYWSPSSESSLAEAEIEYKDVKSASIYVAFPIKDGKGLLDEDTSLVIWTTTPWTLPSNLGISVHPDFKYVEIEADGKKYVVAEGLLETLTNEIGWETVSVLKELQGSELEYMTAHHPFYDRESLVMLGDHVTLEAGTGLVHTAPGHGDDDYIIGKKYGLDVLSPIDDRGCFTDEAPGFEGVFYDKANKMVTELLEEKGLLLKLDFFVHSYPHDWRTKKPVIFRSTPQWFASIEDFRQDILDEVEKVNWIHPSGKVRIYNMIRDRGDWVISRQRIWGVPLPIFYAENGEPIITPETIDHVAKLIGEHGSNIWFESEAKDLLPEGFTHEDSPNGHFTKETDIMDVWFDSGSSHEAVLRSREDLTFPADMYLEGSDQYRGWFNSSITTSVAINGVSPYKSVLSQGFVLDGKGRKMSKSIGNTVLPEKVIKNMGADIIRLWVSSVDYESDVRISDEILKQVSETYRKIRNTMRFLVGNTEDFNPAEDRVPYEELGSVDQYMLVRLNQVIDTCVKAYEDYHFSTIYQTIMNFCTLELSSFYLNFAKDVVYIEAEDNKARRAMQTVFYDAVVSMTRLLTPIIPHTSEEIWEYLKEEEEYVQLAEFPKAVFPEDKDAVLAKWNKFFELRDQILKALEEARNEKIIGKSFEAHLTLKVNKETAALFESIDSDLAQLLIVSQLVVIETEQPEAMIVEVTHAKGETCERCRAIKPEVGTIEDAPTLCARCAHIVRVSFPEALIPEEEV
- the ftsZ gene encoding cell division protein FtsZ, whose amino-acid sequence is MELEFDSIMSGGAKVKVIGVGGAGGNAVNRMIAEGVKGVEFIVANTDTQALNASKAEMKIQLGPKLTKGLGAGSIPDVGRKAAEESEAQLAEALAGADMIFVTCGMGGGTGTGAAPIVAKIAKDQGALTVGVVTRPFSFEGPKRGRYAAEGIAEMKQNVDTLVIISNNRLLEIVDKKTPMLEAFREADNVLRQGVQGISDLITAPGYVNLDFADVNTVMKDQGSALMGIGIASGENRTADATKKAISSPLLEVSIDGAEQILLNITGGSDLTLFEAQDASDIVAQASTSDVNIILGTSINEELGDEVMVTVIATGIDADRKKEEKKTTSRGGSPFRSRKDSGSQTQEEPEMAVEQEEEKDLFGDWDIRRESNVRDTHAPSSKENYPRYQNTKDEDHGDDELETPPFFRKRRR
- a CDS encoding YggS family pyridoxal phosphate-dependent enzyme — protein: MTIDSNYQRVESAIQSHLNAVTRNRDTLICVAVTKLQSLNDTEVLYQNGCRHFGENRVEGLLEKKSFFKQNDITWHFIGSLQTRKVKEVINKIDYFHSLDRESLAKEINKRAEKPVSCFVQVNVTGELSKHGISPNELDAFIKTIENYPMIHVVGLMTMAPIHAQETELRACFRTLKELQESIASQKLSYAPCHETSMGMSRDYPIAIEEGATFIRVGSALFER
- a CDS encoding cell division protein SepF: MSIKTSLRNFFGVDDDDDLDSSSTQPQTYKQEPEVFTRQTNKTSQSKVKVVPMIKQVDHPKSNIYIVEPRVFSESEKIADYLINSESVLLNFKRMENDQAAKVIDFIAGAVYAIGGDMKQIGEGIFLCTPPEIEITSIETEEQREKYYY